One window from the genome of Gemmatimonadota bacterium encodes:
- a CDS encoding Rrf2 family transcriptional regulator, with protein MLSQSGAYALRAVLLLADGPEDGPPVPVDRIAARLGAPRNYLSKVLHVLAGTGVVSSKRGPGGGFVLSVAPSELQVARVIAPFESVEGQALCLLGRGGCSDETPCAAHAAWSPVAGEVRRFFELTTVADLLEVSGAAAL; from the coding sequence ATGCTCTCTCAGTCCGGCGCCTACGCCCTCCGGGCGGTCCTGCTGCTTGCAGACGGCCCTGAGGACGGACCACCCGTCCCGGTGGACCGCATAGCGGCCAGGCTGGGCGCCCCGCGCAACTACCTGTCCAAGGTCCTGCACGTGCTCGCGGGCACGGGGGTGGTCTCTTCCAAGCGCGGCCCCGGGGGAGGATTCGTGCTGTCGGTTGCACCCTCGGAGCTCCAGGTCGCGCGCGTGATCGCCCCGTTCGAGTCGGTCGAGGGCCAGGCGCTCTGTCTGCTCGGCCGAGGCGGGTGCAGCGACGAGACGCCGTGCGCAGCGCACGCCGCCTGGAGCCCGGTCGCCGGCGAGGTCCGCCGGTTCTTCGAGCTGACCACCGTGGCCGACCTCCTGGAGGTGTCGGGGGCGGCCGCGCTGTAG